Proteins from one Desulfonema limicola genomic window:
- the ubiG gene encoding bifunctional 2-polyprenyl-6-hydroxyphenol methylase/3-demethylubiquinol 3-O-methyltransferase UbiG codes for MDQADVDINVDINEINKFDKLASKWWDLSGESKSLHDINPLRSGYIKERAELKNARVLDLGCGGGILSEAMAAAGADVTGIDMGKEPLAAAKLHLEKSGYKIDYYQTTAESMAVSDPESFDLITCMELLEHVPNPGSVINACYKLLKPGGNIFFATINRTFKSFVFAIIGAEYILRLLPRGTHKFNKFVKPLEIEQWAEKAGFIKKDLSGMEYNPFTQKYFLSNNTKVNYLMHFYKNLS; via the coding sequence ATGGATCAGGCTGATGTTGATATTAATGTTGATATTAATGAAATAAACAAATTTGACAAACTTGCCTCAAAATGGTGGGATCTAAGCGGAGAATCAAAATCCCTTCATGATATAAACCCTCTCAGATCAGGCTATATAAAAGAAAGAGCAGAGCTGAAAAACGCCCGTGTTCTTGATCTGGGATGCGGGGGAGGGATTTTAAGCGAGGCTATGGCTGCTGCAGGAGCAGATGTTACAGGCATTGATATGGGAAAAGAACCCCTGGCTGCTGCAAAACTGCATCTTGAAAAAAGCGGATACAAGATAGATTATTATCAGACAACTGCTGAATCCATGGCAGTTTCCGACCCTGAAAGCTTTGACCTGATTACATGTATGGAACTTTTAGAACATGTTCCAAATCCTGGATCTGTTATAAATGCCTGTTATAAGCTTTTAAAACCTGGAGGAAATATCTTTTTTGCAACAATAAACAGGACTTTTAAATCATTTGTATTTGCCATTATTGGTGCAGAATATATATTAAGGCTTCTGCCCCGGGGAACACACAAATTTAATAAATTTGTAAAACCTCTGGAAATTGAACAATGGGCAGAAAAAGCTGGATTTATAAAAAAAGATTTATCTGGAATGGAATATAATCCCTTTACCCAAAAATATTTTCTTAGTAATAATACAAAGGTGAATTATTTAATGCATTTTTATAAAAACCTGTCTTGA
- a CDS encoding shikimate dehydrogenase family protein — MKKNTPVRNPKNEIKTKVFCILSDERAFRSKSPVMFNAVFKRTGVNGVYVPFMVDPEHIEEAVRSLRVLNIAGANVTLPYKESVIPYIDVLSEGANIIGAINTIARDGEVLKGYNTNAIGFMDALEDADFDPAGKTALVFGNGGAARAVIFMLNWLRAGSILVAGRSLEKTGRIISRIGGEAKSFESLAEEPFNADIVINATSVSSAKESPEMAELAANLQVKNCQLVIDLNYDRKQCFWEDMAESLNIPYMDGFPILANQARRSFSLWTGIDVEPEEFLKPLKS, encoded by the coding sequence ATGAAAAAAAATACACCTGTTCGAAACCCTAAAAATGAAATAAAAACAAAGGTTTTTTGTATATTAAGTGATGAAAGAGCCTTTCGCTCAAAATCTCCGGTCATGTTTAATGCAGTTTTTAAACGTACAGGGGTGAACGGGGTTTATGTGCCTTTTATGGTTGATCCTGAACATATAGAAGAAGCAGTAAGAAGTTTAAGAGTTTTAAATATTGCTGGTGCAAATGTTACCCTGCCTTATAAAGAATCGGTTATTCCCTATATAGACGTGCTTTCTGAAGGAGCAAATATTATTGGTGCAATTAACACAATTGCCAGGGATGGAGAAGTGCTGAAGGGCTACAATACCAATGCAATTGGATTTATGGATGCACTGGAAGATGCAGACTTTGATCCTGCTGGAAAAACTGCCCTGGTTTTTGGAAACGGGGGAGCAGCCAGAGCTGTTATTTTTATGCTTAACTGGCTTAGAGCCGGATCTATTTTAGTGGCAGGACGAAGCCTGGAAAAGACCGGAAGGATAATAAGCCGCATAGGAGGAGAAGCAAAATCTTTTGAATCACTGGCTGAAGAGCCTTTTAATGCTGATATTGTTATTAATGCCACCTCGGTTTCCAGTGCCAAAGAATCTCCTGAAATGGCAGAACTGGCGGCTAATCTTCAGGTTAAAAACTGCCAGCTTGTTATTGATTTGAACTATGACCGGAAACAATGCTTTTGGGAGGATATGGCAGAGAGCTTGAATATCCCCTATATGGATGGGTTTCCAATCCTTGCAAATCAGGCAAGGCGGAGTTTTTCCCTGTGGACAGGCATAGATGTTGAACCTGAAGAATTTCTTAAACCCTTGAAGTCTTGA
- a CDS encoding AAA family ATPase → MELERFTIKNIGCFEEKTFDFSNLTVVFGENRTGKSTLVYALFFALFGRHLNSHLRLKDLCQKGRDFGLAELDFNNNKNMYFLRQFTDRMPEMFIRSGNELNPVSLNAPEDIKTYIPIDPETASLTSFFRESELIYFLQDIPKYNKTLLQSLVGMDQALIVRSRFKKALAKARDFRKLIFNAAPKKKIDILSMELSKRKIEEAEKELNNIEIKYRTLTVNKSQDSEIYKLLQKQYNDKKKQQEKLLKIKNNLPGEDKLEKEKIELEKALLLNEDGIKTAHKLGEDIKTYMRKRDQLEIRKKEIMRLEKDGRCPLCFQLIPEAGLSELLAELESKSTGTKQKQKQIEEELNKLNAREKQKAFNKTSLEKISTQIKESRFIDMQIKEISEQLVKLEHDLKEFETLNLDLKDNENIISQKQGLETRKAFLQNEIIHNKVIIKQYEDIAKRTRENKKNLNTAERQVLLCKTAYQAVDEAIQSLGHSLLDKVRQSIRDWAGCFTFLSQFDIKIQDKELLPVIQAKGYQYKLNQMSKSERIFLYLLLKLAIGDALGHLDLFILDDPADGLDFKRKQTLAYLLAEVAQKRQVIVTTNDISFAELFAGASRINL, encoded by the coding sequence ATGGAACTTGAAAGATTTACTATAAAAAATATTGGGTGTTTCGAGGAGAAAACTTTTGATTTTTCAAATCTGACTGTTGTTTTTGGTGAAAACCGCACAGGAAAATCCACTCTTGTATATGCTCTTTTTTTTGCCCTCTTTGGAAGACATCTTAATTCTCATTTAAGATTAAAGGATTTATGTCAAAAAGGCAGGGATTTTGGCCTGGCAGAACTTGATTTTAATAATAATAAAAATATGTATTTCCTGCGCCAGTTTACAGACAGGATGCCTGAAATGTTCATAAGATCAGGTAATGAACTTAATCCTGTTTCCTTAAATGCTCCTGAAGACATTAAAACATATATTCCCATAGATCCTGAAACAGCTTCCCTGACTTCTTTTTTTCGTGAAAGCGAGCTGATATATTTTTTACAAGATATTCCAAAATACAATAAAACACTTCTTCAGAGCCTGGTTGGAATGGATCAGGCTTTGATAGTTCGTTCCAGGTTTAAAAAAGCCCTGGCTAAAGCCCGGGATTTTCGAAAGCTTATTTTTAATGCAGCACCTAAAAAAAAGATAGATATATTAAGCATGGAATTATCTAAAAGAAAAATAGAGGAAGCAGAAAAGGAATTAAATAATATTGAAATAAAATACAGGACATTAACTGTAAATAAGTCTCAGGATTCCGAAATATATAAATTATTACAGAAACAATATAATGATAAAAAAAAGCAGCAGGAAAAATTGTTAAAGATAAAAAATAATTTACCAGGTGAAGATAAACTTGAAAAGGAAAAAATAGAACTGGAAAAAGCTTTGTTATTAAATGAAGATGGCATTAAAACAGCTCATAAACTTGGGGAAGATATTAAGACCTATATGCGTAAAAGAGATCAGCTTGAGATTCGTAAAAAAGAAATAATGAGACTTGAAAAAGACGGCAGATGTCCCCTTTGTTTCCAGCTTATTCCTGAAGCAGGGCTTTCAGAACTCCTGGCAGAGCTTGAATCAAAATCAACAGGAACAAAACAAAAGCAAAAACAGATAGAAGAAGAATTAAATAAATTAAATGCCAGGGAAAAGCAGAAAGCATTTAATAAAACATCCCTTGAAAAGATCAGCACCCAGATCAAGGAATCCAGGTTTATAGATATGCAGATAAAAGAAATATCTGAACAGCTGGTAAAACTGGAGCATGATTTAAAGGAGTTTGAAACGCTGAACCTGGATTTAAAAGATAATGAAAATATTATTTCCCAAAAACAGGGACTTGAAACAAGAAAGGCATTTCTTCAAAATGAAATAATCCATAACAAGGTTATAATTAAACAATATGAAGATATTGCAAAAAGAACCAGGGAAAACAAAAAAAATTTAAATACAGCAGAAAGGCAGGTTCTTTTATGTAAAACAGCTTATCAGGCTGTTGATGAGGCAATTCAATCTCTGGGACACAGCCTTCTGGATAAAGTACGGCAGAGTATTAGAGACTGGGCAGGGTGTTTTACCTTTTTAAGTCAGTTTGATATTAAAATTCAGGATAAGGAGCTTCTGCCTGTTATTCAGGCAAAAGGATATCAGTATAAACTGAATCAAATGAGTAAAAGCGAAAGAATTTTTCTCTATCTTCTGCTGAAACTCGCCATTGGAGATGCTCTTGGACACCTGGATTTATTTATTTTAGATGATCCGGCAGACGGGCTTGACTTTAAGCGGAAGCAGACCCTTGCCTATCTTCTTGCAGAAGTTGCCCAAAAACGGCAGGTTATAGTAACTACAAACGATATATCTTTTGCTGAACTTTTTGCAGGGGCATCACGAATTAACCTTTGA
- a CDS encoding J domain-containing protein: MYLARKRIKGTIHYIIRESYKDHDFILSRDLFYLGTEPDRYIVYPGGNTFYIDEIVEDRLKHLGLKPAGDELENIFWPFIKPDIKRAQQHFRQRGSEKKTIFSQKSLNKDFHLFDRRRVHFLRYGQMDQGKIGLVSPRLFKILHHKSRDEIEQYFMESEQILRPHEIKTYIFVIFDLQKHFNQSYAKTMPQALDQTLVDEYFIKEICRLNKEEDFWTGAKYTSLNEYLIRYLVMFYDNEYGRSTYLEDIYQEWMDSRRDFRFSVKKTSVSMDEASTIFGISETRLRQMTKKELTNLYRQKAQEIHPDKGGDHDAFIRLSNAYQDIKGKKSKVNS, from the coding sequence ATGTATCTTGCACGAAAAAGAATAAAAGGAACAATACATTATATTATAAGAGAATCATATAAAGATCATGATTTTATTTTAAGCCGTGATCTTTTTTACCTGGGAACAGAACCTGACAGATATATTGTTTATCCTGGGGGCAATACTTTTTATATTGATGAAATTGTTGAAGACAGACTCAAACATCTTGGCTTGAAACCTGCCGGAGATGAACTGGAAAATATTTTCTGGCCCTTTATAAAACCTGATATTAAAAGGGCCCAGCAGCATTTCAGGCAGAGAGGTTCTGAAAAAAAAACGATTTTTTCCCAAAAATCATTAAACAAAGATTTTCATTTATTTGACAGGCGCAGGGTACATTTTTTAAGATATGGACAAATGGATCAGGGAAAAATCGGTCTTGTATCTCCCAGATTATTTAAAATCCTGCACCATAAATCAAGGGATGAAATTGAGCAGTATTTTATGGAATCAGAACAGATTTTAAGACCCCATGAAATAAAAACCTATATATTTGTAATCTTTGATCTGCAAAAGCATTTTAACCAGTCCTATGCCAAAACCATGCCCCAGGCCTTAGATCAGACCCTGGTTGATGAATATTTTATCAAGGAAATATGCAGATTAAACAAAGAAGAAGATTTCTGGACAGGAGCAAAATATACAAGCCTGAATGAATATCTTATCCGCTATCTTGTAATGTTTTATGATAATGAATACGGCAGGAGTACCTACCTGGAAGACATTTACCAGGAATGGATGGACAGCAGGAGAGACTTCAGGTTTTCTGTTAAAAAAACATCTGTTTCAATGGATGAAGCCAGCACCATATTTGGAATAAGTGAAACCAGGCTCCGGCAGATGACAAAAAAAGAACTGACAAATCTTTACAGGCAGAAGGCACAGGAAATACATCCTGACAAGGGCGGAGATCATGATGCCTTTATCAGACTCAGCAACGCGTACCAGGATATAAAGGGAAAAAAATCAAAGGTTAATTCGTGA
- a CDS encoding methyl-accepting chemotaxis protein — protein sequence MEIAKTVEKTVKAMNEIEEKISIIEEIARETNMLALNASIEAARAGEHGKGFTVVALEVKKLAEHSRVAAAKINELSTSSVEVAEKAAELLKKTAPDIQKTADLVQEISAACNEQSTGAEQINLAIHQLDQVIQQNASASEQMSASAENLSSSAEELSAGAGKMASQASQLQDAVAFFKIGDIQNQDDDYDNDDEFLLIKKEKHKNTRSVNPKKSQKKPEKGIKKDQSGFELDMAGRVTSKDRLDDEFENF from the coding sequence ATGGAAATTGCCAAAACTGTTGAAAAAACAGTAAAAGCCATGAATGAGATAGAGGAAAAGATTTCCATTATAGAAGAAATAGCAAGAGAAACCAATATGCTTGCCCTTAACGCATCCATTGAAGCAGCCCGTGCAGGCGAACATGGCAAAGGTTTTACAGTAGTAGCACTTGAAGTCAAGAAACTGGCTGAACACAGCCGTGTTGCTGCTGCAAAAATCAATGAACTTTCAACATCCAGTGTTGAAGTAGCTGAAAAAGCAGCAGAACTTCTTAAAAAAACAGCTCCTGACATTCAAAAAACTGCTGATCTTGTACAGGAAATCAGTGCGGCCTGCAATGAACAAAGCACAGGAGCAGAGCAGATCAACCTGGCAATACATCAGCTTGACCAGGTTATCCAGCAAAATGCTTCAGCTTCAGAACAAATGTCAGCAAGTGCTGAAAATTTATCATCAAGTGCTGAAGAATTATCAGCAGGTGCAGGAAAGATGGCATCACAGGCAAGCCAGTTACAGGATGCTGTTGCATTTTTTAAAATAGGAGATATTCAAAACCAGGATGATGATTATGACAATGATGATGAATTTCTGCTGATAAAAAAAGAAAAACATAAAAATACAAGGTCTGTAAATCCAAAAAAATCTCAAAAAAAGCCTGAAAAAGGTATAAAAAAAGATCAATCAGGCTTTGAACTGGATATGGCAGGCCGGGTTACCAGTAAAGACAGGCTGGACGATGAATTTGAAAACTTCTAA
- a CDS encoding methyl-accepting chemotaxis protein — MSYKFVKNETFDQIEERLQQQTLLLKSMIENAYSEIQITKNNSIYQARQIVDGESEAVYKFIDSWKGDIEELKDIIASIKVGKTGYIWILDYKGIYIVSKDRQRDGENIWNTKDANGTYFIQEAVEKARRLSGNAVDHQIYPWRNIGETEARDKIATLVHFPEYKWVMGVSVYYDELIDTGYEKTKIEELKDNLAKEIVGKTGYVYILSEKGEYILSYKRQRDDENIIDARDADGKYFVQEMVSKGMVLGPRETAITYYTWKNTGEDQARMKLACYTYFPRLNWIIGSSAYHDDFLEGLKEIQSLTIMVAVFFIIIGSAGAYFFASYMTRKFKRLANNMGKISEGDLKIDINKYPGKNEIGQMNTAMNKMILNLNNAISTAEQIAKGDLTVKVNVLSEKDSLGYALKGMVDTLLNVVVHVRKTVDSSKKMADNFTASAENVALLSQQMTLTSEQMSEGSNEQAAASEQASASTEQMSANIKQNADNAYETEK, encoded by the coding sequence TTGAGTTATAAATTTGTAAAAAACGAAACCTTTGACCAGATAGAGGAAAGATTACAGCAGCAGACATTACTGCTGAAATCAATGATAGAAAATGCTTATTCAGAAATCCAAATAACAAAAAACAACAGCATATACCAGGCCCGGCAGATAGTGGATGGAGAAAGCGAGGCTGTATATAAATTCATTGATTCCTGGAAAGGAGATATAGAAGAACTTAAAGATATTATTGCATCTATTAAAGTAGGCAAAACAGGATATATATGGATATTGGATTATAAAGGCATATATATAGTATCAAAAGATCGTCAAAGAGACGGGGAAAATATATGGAATACAAAGGATGCCAATGGAACTTATTTTATACAGGAAGCTGTTGAAAAAGCCAGACGACTTTCAGGCAATGCAGTTGACCATCAAATCTATCCCTGGAGAAATATCGGTGAAACTGAAGCAAGGGATAAAATAGCCACCCTTGTTCATTTTCCTGAATATAAATGGGTTATGGGTGTGAGTGTTTATTATGATGAACTTATTGACACAGGATATGAAAAAACCAAAATTGAAGAATTAAAAGATAATCTTGCAAAGGAAATTGTTGGAAAAACAGGTTATGTTTATATCCTTAGTGAAAAAGGGGAATATATACTTTCATATAAAAGACAAAGGGATGATGAAAATATCATTGATGCCCGGGATGCAGATGGAAAATATTTTGTCCAGGAAATGGTATCAAAAGGCATGGTACTGGGTCCCAGGGAAACTGCAATAACCTATTATACCTGGAAAAACACAGGAGAAGACCAGGCAAGAATGAAACTGGCCTGCTATACATATTTTCCCAGGCTGAACTGGATAATAGGTTCTTCGGCTTATCATGATGATTTTCTTGAAGGATTGAAAGAAATTCAAAGCCTTACAATTATGGTAGCTGTTTTTTTTATCATTATAGGATCTGCTGGTGCATATTTCTTTGCATCTTATATGACTAGAAAATTTAAAAGACTGGCAAATAATATGGGCAAAATCTCTGAAGGTGATCTCAAGATTGATATTAATAAATATCCAGGGAAAAATGAAATAGGCCAGATGAATACAGCAATGAATAAAATGATTTTAAACCTGAATAATGCCATTTCAACAGCAGAACAGATTGCAAAAGGGGATTTAACAGTAAAGGTCAATGTTCTTTCAGAAAAAGATTCCCTGGGATATGCTTTAAAAGGCATGGTTGACACCCTTCTTAACGTGGTTGTGCATGTCAGAAAAACTGTTGATTCCAGCAAAAAAATGGCTGATAATTTTACAGCATCTGCTGAAAATGTAGCATTACTAAGCCAGCAGATGACCTTGACATCAGAACAGATGTCAGAAGGATCAAATGAACAGGCTGCAGCTTCGGAACAGGCATCTGCATCAACTGAACAGATGAGTGCAAATATAAAGCAAAATGCAGATAATGCTTATGAAACAGAAAAATAG
- a CDS encoding caspase family protein: MTKKTVLQNKTFFKYILMFILLLVINSSCAENIVKPDDTNIKPLPLPDITKPSTEPSDTAGSDTAGSDKIDNSNAVQLHLVIAADTSDSQIGRSVAVDSKKFQTLMEDIVNQSRGELVLKKIVLESNALNNNNLLRAIDFPKVNPDDIFIFLYAGHGHRFQSTPTRWPLMDTPGRVTDFAVVIEKIKNKNPRLFILLADCCNAVIDVPLRRFLYSARELNFDAIKQMFLISDVQIAASGSLPGQFSYGNNEQGGLFTSSFLSNLSQALLSNGAGWEDIFQKTRQDVVNMSGLSGNEQTPQYQRYK; this comes from the coding sequence ATGACAAAAAAAACAGTTTTGCAAAATAAAACCTTTTTCAAATATATACTTATGTTTATACTATTATTGGTGATTAACAGCTCCTGTGCTGAAAATATTGTCAAACCTGATGATACAAATATAAAACCCCTGCCTTTACCGGACATTACTAAACCTTCTACTGAACCTTCTGATACTGCAGGGTCTGACACTGCAGGGTCTGATAAAATAGATAATTCTAATGCTGTACAACTTCATCTTGTAATAGCAGCAGATACCAGTGACAGCCAGATTGGCAGATCTGTTGCTGTTGATTCAAAAAAATTTCAAACTCTAATGGAAGATATTGTAAATCAGAGCAGGGGGGAACTGGTTTTAAAAAAGATTGTTCTTGAATCTAACGCACTAAATAACAATAATCTGCTGAGAGCTATAGACTTTCCAAAGGTTAATCCAGATGATATTTTTATATTCTTATACGCAGGCCACGGCCATCGCTTTCAATCAACTCCAACCAGGTGGCCTTTAATGGATACCCCTGGCAGGGTTACGGATTTTGCTGTTGTTATTGAAAAAATAAAAAATAAAAATCCCAGGCTCTTTATCCTTCTTGCAGACTGCTGCAACGCAGTAATAGACGTTCCTTTAAGACGGTTTTTATATTCAGCCAGAGAATTGAACTTTGATGCAATCAAGCAGATGTTTTTAATATCTGATGTTCAGATTGCTGCCAGCGGTTCTCTCCCTGGCCAGTTTTCCTATGGCAATAATGAACAGGGCGGTCTTTTTACATCTTCATTTCTTTCAAATCTCAGCCAGGCTTTATTGTCAAATGGTGCCGGATGGGAGGATATTTTCCAGAAAACAAGGCAGGACGTGGTTAATATGTCAGGATTATCAGGCAATGAACAGACCCCCCAATATCAAAGATATAAATAA